One genomic segment of Phycisphaerae bacterium includes these proteins:
- a CDS encoding HypC/HybG/HupF family hydrogenase formation chaperone: MCLAVPGKIVEIRSEGDGPGGNVGIVDFQGTRVEVGLAFTPDASPGDWVLVHAGYALNVLDEQEAAETWQYLKEAEVVDEVPRGSP; encoded by the coding sequence GTGTGTCTGGCAGTTCCGGGCAAGATCGTTGAAATACGCAGTGAAGGCGACGGGCCGGGAGGCAACGTCGGCATCGTCGATTTTCAGGGTACGCGTGTCGAAGTCGGCCTGGCGTTCACCCCGGACGCCAGCCCGGGCGATTGGGTGCTGGTTCACGCCGGTTATGCCCTGAACGTGCTGGATGAGCAGGAGGCTGCCGAGACCTGGCAGTATCTCAAGGAAGCGGAGGTCGTCGACGAAGTGCCAAGGGGATCGCCCTAG
- the hypD gene encoding hydrogenase formation protein HypD, producing MSRSRTEQLIQQIETLARATGPVQIMEVCGTHTVSLFRSGVKSLMPAEVRLVSGPGCPVCVTSQGYIDAACDLASREGVTVCTYGDMVRVPGRSGSLENRRATGAHVVVVYSARDAVKFAEQHTDRKVVFLAVGFETTAPATAAAVLEANRRQLMNFWILPGHKLVIPAMAALLAGGDVPIQGFLLPGHVSVVIGTQVYRPIAERYRKPCVVTGFEPEQMLAGIANVMEQISAGASRIDNVYGVAVRDGGNPQALRFIDEVFEPEDTIWRAMGTIPMSGLGLRERFLRFDALREFDLTIGQDYDPPGCKCGQVIQGKLDPSSCGLFGEHCTPSHPVGPCMVSSEGTCAAWFKYGRRERREGKASTSGVQTATR from the coding sequence GTGAGCCGATCGCGAACAGAACAGCTGATCCAGCAGATCGAGACGCTGGCCCGTGCTACGGGACCGGTCCAGATCATGGAGGTGTGCGGCACGCACACGGTGTCGCTTTTTCGCAGCGGGGTGAAATCGCTGATGCCGGCCGAGGTGCGGTTGGTCAGCGGCCCGGGCTGCCCGGTGTGCGTGACGTCTCAAGGCTACATCGACGCGGCCTGCGATCTCGCCTCCCGAGAAGGGGTAACTGTCTGCACATACGGAGACATGGTTCGTGTGCCCGGACGGTCCGGCAGTCTGGAGAACCGCCGGGCGACCGGTGCGCACGTGGTAGTGGTCTACTCAGCCCGCGACGCGGTCAAGTTCGCCGAGCAGCACACCGACCGCAAGGTGGTGTTCCTGGCGGTCGGCTTTGAGACGACCGCTCCGGCCACGGCGGCTGCCGTCCTCGAGGCCAACCGGCGGCAACTGATGAACTTCTGGATCCTGCCCGGGCACAAGTTGGTGATACCGGCGATGGCCGCCCTGCTGGCCGGCGGTGACGTGCCGATTCAGGGTTTCCTGTTGCCCGGCCACGTCAGCGTGGTGATCGGGACCCAGGTCTACCGGCCCATTGCCGAGCGCTATCGGAAACCCTGTGTGGTCACCGGCTTTGAACCGGAGCAGATGCTCGCGGGAATAGCGAATGTCATGGAGCAGATCTCGGCGGGTGCGAGCCGGATCGACAATGTCTACGGCGTCGCCGTCCGGGATGGGGGCAATCCTCAAGCGCTCCGTTTCATCGACGAGGTATTCGAGCCCGAGGACACCATCTGGCGAGCGATGGGCACCATCCCGATGAGTGGCCTGGGGCTTCGCGAACGGTTTCTACGGTTCGACGCCTTGCGGGAGTTCGATCTGACCATCGGTCAGGATTATGACCCCCCGGGGTGCAAGTGCGGCCAGGTCATTCAGGGCAAACTTGACCCATCTTCCTGTGGTCTCTTTGGCGAGCACTGCACTCCTTCTCATCCCGTGGGCCCCTGCATGGTCAGCAGTGAAGGAACCTGCGCCGCGTGGTTCAAGTATGGTCGTCGCGAGCGGCGAGAGGGCAAGGCGTCCACTTCCGGAGTGCAAACCGCAACACGATGA
- the hypE gene encoding hydrogenase expression/formation protein HypE: MSMPGYREEQIVIAHGGGGEKTRQLIAERFLPRLSNPLLAPLGDSAVLDIPRGRIAFTTDAHVVQPLEFPGGDIGRLSVCGTVNDLAVTGAVPVALSLAMVMEEGLPLPLLDRIISSIAEAAREAGIVIATGDTKVVERQRGDGMTITTAGVGAVREGLRLDTTRICSDDVILVTGRIAEHGLAVMSAREGLGLQTDLLSDVAPMNGLIAAVLDCGVDVKFMRDPTRGGLACVLADLVDDTGLTIEVREAAIPLSSAARHAAELLGLDPLSVANEGKVVMVASEADAGKALAVCHGHPLGKHAAIIGRMVSSHPALVELVTRSGGRRLVQRPYGEELPRIC; the protein is encoded by the coding sequence ATGAGCATGCCTGGTTACCGAGAAGAACAGATTGTCATCGCCCATGGCGGTGGTGGTGAGAAGACCCGGCAGTTGATTGCCGAACGATTTCTCCCCAGGTTGAGCAACCCCCTGCTGGCTCCGCTCGGCGACAGTGCCGTGCTTGACATTCCTCGGGGGCGAATCGCCTTCACGACCGATGCGCACGTGGTTCAACCGCTGGAGTTTCCGGGGGGCGACATTGGCCGGCTGTCGGTATGCGGCACGGTGAACGATCTGGCCGTCACCGGAGCGGTGCCGGTGGCGCTCAGTCTGGCCATGGTCATGGAGGAGGGGCTGCCGCTGCCTCTCCTGGATCGGATCATCAGTTCCATTGCGGAGGCGGCTCGGGAGGCGGGTATCGTCATCGCCACGGGGGATACCAAGGTCGTCGAGCGTCAGCGCGGCGACGGCATGACGATCACGACCGCGGGTGTGGGCGCGGTGCGGGAAGGGCTGCGGCTGGACACGACGAGGATCTGTTCGGACGACGTGATCCTGGTGACCGGCCGAATCGCCGAGCATGGGCTGGCGGTCATGTCGGCTCGCGAAGGATTGGGGCTTCAAACGGATCTGCTCAGCGACGTCGCTCCCATGAACGGCCTGATCGCCGCGGTTTTGGACTGCGGGGTGGACGTCAAGTTCATGCGCGATCCGACGCGTGGCGGGCTGGCGTGCGTGCTGGCGGACCTGGTGGATGACACCGGCCTGACGATCGAGGTTCGAGAAGCGGCCATTCCTCTTTCCAGCGCAGCCCGACACGCGGCGGAATTGCTGGGTCTTGATCCTCTCTCCGTGGCCAATGAGGGGAAGGTCGTCATGGTGGCGAGCGAGGCCGATGCTGGCAAGGCCCTGGCAGTCTGTCATGGCCATCCGCTGGGGAAGCATGCCGCGATCATCGGCCGCATGGTATCTTCTCATCCAGCGTTGGTCGAGTTGGTGACGCGGAGCGGCGGTCGACGGTTGGTGCAGCGGCCATACGGCGAGGAACTCCCCCGGATCTGCTGA
- a CDS encoding hydrogenase maturation nickel metallochaperone HypA, with protein sequence MHEATIAMAIVEQVVEAASPHQVTRISEIEIDVGVLKQVVCESLLLAFEACAAGTLAEGAVLKINEIPPAAVCQECGQEFTPDLAEFSFVCPGCGKASVTVVGGDEILLRSMTCEQNDAPVTAVAPRKET encoded by the coding sequence ATGCACGAGGCAACCATAGCCATGGCGATCGTGGAGCAGGTAGTCGAGGCCGCGTCTCCGCACCAAGTTACCCGAATCAGCGAGATCGAGATCGACGTCGGGGTGCTCAAGCAGGTTGTCTGCGAATCGCTGCTCCTGGCCTTCGAGGCGTGTGCCGCGGGCACCCTCGCCGAGGGCGCCGTTCTCAAGATCAACGAGATTCCTCCTGCGGCCGTCTGTCAGGAGTGTGGGCAGGAGTTCACCCCGGACCTGGCGGAGTTCAGTTTTGTCTGTCCCGGCTGCGGCAAGGCGAGCGTGACCGTGGTCGGCGGTGACGAGATCCTGCTGAGGAGCATGACCTGCGAGCAGAACGACGCGCCGGTGACCGCGGTCGCACCACGCAAGGAGACGTGA